The Roseomonas gilardii nucleotide sequence AGGCCGCCAGCACCTCTCCGTGCTTCTGACCCAGGAAGTGTGCATCCGGGAAGCGGGCCTGAAGCGCCGCGCGTCGCGGTCCGTCGCCCACTACCACCTTCGAGCCCGGGAGATCGAGGCTCAGGAAAGCCTCGATGTTCTTCTCCACCGCCACCCGGCCGAAGCAGGCGAAGACCGGGCGCTGAAGCCCGGCATAAGGGTCAAGCGAGCCGCCCCGTAGCCCTGGCCGGAAGCGTTCCAGATCCACCCCGCGAGTCCAGAGCCGGAGGTTCGGGAAGCCACGGCCTTCCATCTCCCGCAACAGGGAGGGAGTCGCGGCCAGTGTGCCGGCGGAAGCGGCATGGAAGCGGCGCAGGACGGCCCAGGACCAGCTTGGCGGCACGCGCGCCCGCAGGTGCAGGTAGTCCGGAAAGCGCGTGTGGAAGGAGGTCGTGAAAGGCCAGCCACGGCGGCGGCAGGCCGCTCGCATCATCCAGCCCAGCGGTCCTTCCGTGGCGATATGGATGGTCTGCGGCCGGAAGGCTTCCGCCTGGGCCTCCACCGAGGCGCGGGAGAAGCAGGCGAGCCGGATCTCCGGATAGGAGGGCATGGGCAGGGAGGCGAAACGGTCGGGGCCGAGAACCTCGACCACGTCGCCGTCGCGCCGGAGGAGATCGGCGACGGTCCGCAACGTCCGCACGACACCGTTGACCTGCGGTTCCCAGGCATCCGAGACGATCAGGATGCGCGCGGGTGCCGAGGGGAGCTGGCTGGGCGCGCCGGGCGTCCGCTGCATCAGGCAGGCACCGGCTGCACGATCAGCCGGTGGCGCCTCGCGAATGTCTGTTGCATCCGATGCCCGGTAGCCCGTTGTGCCGCCGGTATAGGGTCTGCCCCACCTACCCAGAGTGAAGATTCGTTGAAAGCCGGTGAGCGGGCTGATTCAGGGGCGCAGCATCTGCAGTTCCGGACCGGAACGGAGCCGTTCGTCGCCACGGAAGGCCGTGTCCACGGTGATGACGCCGCCGACCACACGGGAGACGCAGGCGCAGATCCTGCGGCCTTCCTCGTGCTGATGGTCGCTGAAGAAGACATCGCGATGATCCACGATGCCATCGGCATCCAGCACGTCCATCGCGCACAGGCCGCATTCGCCACGCCGGCAGTCGGACAGGACCCCGACGCCGCTGGCCTCCAGCGCCTCCAGCATGCTGCTGTTGGCCGGCACCCGCACCTCCAGGCCCAGGCGAGGAAGCCGGACGGTGAAGGCCTCGGTCGGATGGCGGCCGGAGGAACCGAAGGTCTCGAAAACCAGCCGGGCGCGGGGCCTGCCCGCAGCGGCCCATTCGCGCTTCGCCGCCTCCAGCAGACCGATGGGGCCGCAGATATAGGTCTCGGCCTCGGGTTCGAGGGAGGAGAAGGCCCGGTTCAGGTCGATCCTTCGTCCCTCGGCCTCGCTGAAGATCTCGAGCTGCGCGCCGAGTTCCGTCTCCAGTTCGCTGAGATAGGCCATCTCGGCACGGGAACGCCCCGCATACAGCATGCGGAAACGCGCGCCACGCCGCCGCAGGGCCGACGCCATGCCACGGATCGGCGTGATCCCGATCCCGCCCGCGACCAGCAGATACTCGGGCGCGTCACCGGAGAGCTGGAAGAAGCTGTCTGGCGCCGTGACCTCGAGACGTGCCCCGACGGGCAGCGACCACATGTAGCGCGAGCCTCCCCTCCCCGGCTCCTCGCGCTTCACGGCGATGCGCCAGCAGCCGTCCCGCGGCTGGTCGCCCACCAGGGAGTAGCGGCGCAGATCCGTCCTGCCATCGACCATCACCCGCAAGCAGAGATGGCTGCCGGTGGCATAGGGTGTCGCACCGCCCTCGGGCGCCAGGGTGAACTCGCGAATGCCCGGCGTCAGGTCACGCGTGCCGCGAACCACCGCCGTGATCCATTGTCCGTCGAACCGCATCTTTCTTGTTCCTCCCCTGCGCCGCGCGCTCAGGCCGGCAGGCGGCGCTGGATCAGGGCGCCGCCCTGGACCAGATGAAGCTTGCCCTGGCGCAAGGCCAAAGCGAGGTTGCGATGGGCGAGGCGGGCGTGCTCGCGCATGATCGCCTCGGCCCGCGCCCCTTCCCGCAGCGAGATCGCCTCGACCACGCTGCGATGCTGTTCCTGAGCCACGGTCAGGATCACCCGCGCCTCGGGCAGCGCGCCCTGTGCCATGACGAAGCCGCTGGGGGATGCGAAAGGCAGCGCCACCGCCTGCCCAACCTTACGCGCCAGCACCGGGCTGTCCGCCAGTTCCAGCAGGAGCTGGTGGAAATGCTCGTTCAGCGTCACGTATTCGGTGAAGTCGATTCCGCCTGTGGAGTCACGTGCCAGGACGGCATCGATGCCCTCCAGGATGTCGCGCAGATGGGCCAGCCCTTCCGGCGAGGCGCCGCGTTCGGCCGCGAAGCGCGCCGCCAGCCCCTCCAGCGTGCCACGGACCTCGATCGCGTCGCGGATCTCCCGTTCGGTAAAGGCCTTCACCATGAAGCCGCCGGAAGGAATGGGCTCCAGCAGTCCTTCCTCCGCCAGCCGCGCCAGCGCAGCCCGCACCGGCGTGCGCGACGCGCCCAGGCGCTCGGCGACACCGTTCTCCGACAGCCGCTCCCCAGGCGGCATGCTGCCGCTCAGGATCACCTCCCGCAGCTTCAGCAGGGCCGCGACGCTCTGCGACATCGTGGCTACTCGGCCGCGACCGGCAGGGAAGGTGCGCCACCCGTCTCGGCCTCGATCAGGCGGTCGATCAGTCGCCGTGCCCAGAGCGCCCCGGCATCGATGTTCAGGTTGTAGAAGACATGGTCCGGATGCTCGTCGATTGCGCGCTGCTGCGCTTCGACGATGATCTCGTCTTCCCGGAAGACCTTGGTTATGGCATCGCGGATATCGGTTGTCACGCGCTGCTCGTGGATGCGGTAGTCCCGCACATTGGCCCAGAAATAGTGGCAGGTCTTGTCGGTCGCGGGAGTGATCGTGTTGATCACGATCATGCTGACGCCTTCCTTGCGATCCCCCTCCGGCGCGCCGGTCCCGGTCGGAGCCACGCCCACATCGATGGCCACCGTGCAGGGCGCCTCGAAGCGGATGATCTGCCAGCGGTCCACATTGCCGGGTTTGCCGAGTTGGGCGCGCCAGAAGGGCGGCGGCTCGATATCGACCATCCAGCGCGTGACCGTCGCCGTCCTTTCGCCATGTGTGACGTCGAAGGGCGCTTCCGCCACCGCATCGTTGCCGATGCTGCTGCCATGGATATAGGTCTCATGGGTCAGGTCCATGAGATTGTCCACGATCAGGCGGTAGTCGCAGGCGGCGTGGATCACCTTGCCGTCGCCGGCCCAGGCCGGGTCATGGTTCCAGTGCAGGTCCGGCACCAGCGCCGGATCGGCCAGGGCCGGGTCGCCCGGCCAGATCCAGATGAAGCGATGCTTCTCCACCACGGGGAAGGACCGCACATTCGCGGAAGGATTGATCGTATCCTGGGACGGCATGAAAGTGCAGCGCCCACGCGCGTTGAAGCGCAGGCCATGATAGGCGCACTGCACCTCGTCACCCTTGAGCCTGCCCATGGAGAGCGGGACGAGGCGGTGCCAGCAGGCATCCTCCAGCGCCACGGCGCGATCGTCCTGGGTGCGGTAGAGCACGACCTTCTTGTTGCAGATCGTGCGGGCCAGGAGTTCCCGCTTCACTTCCGCATCCCAGGCGGCTGCGTACCAGGCATTCAGGGGAAAGGTCGGGGTCTTGTTGCCCATGGGGGCCTCCACATGGATCGTTTCCTGGCGCCCTGTATACAAGCTGGATACCAATACGCCAAGTCTTTTGTCTTCTATATCTCCTGACGCGCGGAACCGATCCGAAGGACGGAGACCCCATGTCCATTACATGGCGGGAAGCACCACCCCCTTCCGGGATACGCCCAGGTAGCGTTCCAGGACCTCCGTTTCCGAGCGCAGTACGGAACTCGGGGCTGCATGCACGATCCGGCCGCGTTCCAGGATCACTGCCTCGTCCGTGACGCCCAGGATCTTCTGCGCGTGCTGTTCCACCAGCAGGGCGGAAAGACCCTCGTCCCGCATGATCCGGCGGAGAGCCGACAGGAGTTCCTCCACGATGATCGGCGCCAAGCCCTCGGTCGGCTCGTCCAGCAGCAGCAGGCGCGGATTCAGCACGAGCGCCCGTCCCACCGCCAGCATCTGCTGCTCACCGCCGGAAAGCTGGTCCCCCATGTTGCGGCGCCTTTCCTCCAGCCGGGGGAACATGGCGAAGACCTTGCGCAGATCCCATGGCCCTGGCCGCGCCACAGCGGTCAGGTTCTCCTCGACAGTCAGGGAGCGGAAGATGTTGCGCTCCTGCGGCACCCAGCCGATGCCCGCCAGGGCCCGACGGTCCGGGGACAGGTTGGTGATGTCCCGCCCGTCAAGATGGACTGTCCCGCCGAAACGGCGAGTCACCCCGATGATGCTGTTCAGGAGCGTGGTCTTGCCCATGCCGTTGCGTCCCAGCACGGCCATGGAGCGGCCTTCGGCAAGACGCAGCGAGACATCGTGCAGCACCGCGGCCTGCCCATAGCCCGCCGCGAGATGCTCCACCGCCAGGATGTCAGCCATGCTCGCCCTCCCCCAGATAAACCTCCCTCACCCGTGGGTCCGAGGCGACCTCCGCCACGCTGCCCTCCATCAGCACGCCGCCCAGCACTAGGACCGAGATCCGGTCGGCGAAGCGGAAGACCAGATCCATGTCGTGCTCGATCAGCAGCACGGTGACATCACTGGGCAGTTCCGCGATGCGGTCGAGGATCTCCTCGCGCTCCGCCTCGGGCACCCCGGCCGCCGGCTCGTCCAGCAACAGCACACGGGGGCGACAGGCGATGGCCAGGGCGATCTCCAGCAGGCGCTGCTGGCCATAGGGCAGGTTGACCACACGCTCCCCCATCACCCCGGATAGGCGGAACCGTTCGAGGATGGCCACCGCCTCCTCCACCACGGCCGGGCGGCTGCCCACGGACCGCCACCAGGAGCGGCCGCCATAGAGCCTCTGGGAAATGGCCAGGCCCGCCGTTTCCAGCACCGTCATGGCGGGGAAGAGCTGGTTGATCTGGAAGGTCCGGGCTAGGCCGCGGCGCACGCGCTGATCGGGGCGCAGTGCCGTGATGTCCTCGCCATCCAGCAGGATCCGGCCAGAACTTGGGCGAAGCACGCCGGTCAGCAGGTTGATGAGCGTCGTCTTGCCGGCCCCGTTCGGGCCGATCAGAGCGTGGCGGCTGCCCTGGGCCAGCGAGAGGTTGACGTCCCGCGTCGCGTGCAGCCCACCGAAATGCCTGTTCAGGCCCAGCGTCTGCAGCGCCGGGCCGGGCCCGGGATCGGGCCTGGGCGGGGAAAGGTCCTGCAGCATCGCACTCATTCGGCCGGCTCCGGGACATGGCTGGCGGCGGCAGGCTTGCGCCGGCGGAACAGGGCGGGCCAGCCGGCAATCCGGTCCCGGCCGATCAGCACCAGCGCCACCAGCACCAGGCCGATCCAGAACTGCCAGTACTGCGGTGTGATGCTGGAAAGCACGTCCTGCATCAGCTTGAACAGGACCGCACCGAGCAGCCCACCATAGAGCCAGCCGACGCCACCGATCACCAGCACCAGGAGGATATCGGCCGAGCGATGGAAGGCGAGCACGTCCAGGGAAACGAACTGCGTGGACTGCGCCAGCAAGGCCCCGGCGATCCCGGCCAGCCCGGCCCCCAACGTATAGGCCGCCACCAGCCGGGCCCGGACGGGAATGCCGATCGCCCCGGCGCGCAACGGATTTCCCCGGACCGCCCGCAGGGACCAGCCGAAGGGGGAATGCACGATCCGCCGGACCACCACGAAAGCCAGGAACAGGACGACAAGGCTGTATACAGCCGCTACCTGCCCACTCAGATCGAATTCGAAGAGGCCGAGGAGCGGACCGACCTCCATCCCTTGCAGGCCATCAGCTCCGCCCGTGAGCCAACTCAGCCGGTTGGCCAGTTCGTAGAGGACTGAGGCCACGCCGAGGGTGACCATCAGGCGCGTCAGGTCGCTGCCGCGGAGAACCAGCAGGCTGGTCGCGCCGCCCAGCAGGGTCGCGGCCACCCAGGCCAGCCCGAGGCCCAGGAGCGGGTCGGAAACGCCCCGCACCGCCGCGATGCCGGCGACATAGGCGCCGAGGCCGAAGAAGGCCGCGTGGCCCAGGGACAGGATGCCCGCATAGCCGAGGATGAGGTCCAGCGAGAGCGCGAAGAGGGCCGTGACGGCGATCTCCGCGATCAGCAGGTAGCGGTCGGGAAACAGCAGGAAGGCCGCCACGATCGCCGCCCAGGCGAGGTACTCCCCGGGATGCCAGCGGGACAGGCGCGCGAGTTGGGCAGATGCCTGCTGCGGAAGGTTCATGCCGGGGCCGTTCATCGGGTCGCCACCCGGCCGAAGAGGCCCTGAGGCCGCCAGATCAGCACCGCGATCATCACCGTGTAGATGACGAAGGCGCCGAACTCCGGCACGTAGTACTTGCCGGCGACATCGGCGATCCCCAGTAGGAGCGAAGCCAGGAAAGCCCCGGAGATCGAACTGGTGCCGCCCACCGTCACCACGATCAGGAAGTAGATCATGAACTTCAGCGGGAAGCTGGGGTCCAGCCCCAGGATCTCCGCCCCCAGCGCGCCGCCCAGCCCGGCGAGGCCGGAGCCGATGGCGAAGGTCACCGCGAAGATCGCCCCGACATTGATGCCCAGCCCGCGCGCCACGCGCGGATCGTCCACTGCGGCGCGGAGCCGGCTGCCGAAGCGCGTGCGCGACAGGGCGAGATGCAGGGCCAGCGCGATCACGCCGCAGGTGGCGATGATCAGCAGCCGGTAGGCCCCCATGCTGATGCCCATGAACTCGAAGCGGGCACGGAGCATGTCGGGGATCGCGATGAACTGCTGCGAGGACCCCGCCACGTAGTCCACGATGGCCACGGACATGAAGACCAAGCCGATCGAGAACAGGACCTGGTCGAAATGGCTGCGCGCATAGACATGGATGTAGAGCGTCCGCTCCAGCAATGCTCCCAGCAGGGCGGAGAAGAGGAAGGCCAGCGGCAGGGCGGCCAGGAAAGGCACGCCCCAATGATTCACCAGAACGAGGGCGGCATAGCCCCCGGCCATGGCAAAGGCGCCATGCGCCAGGTTCACCAAGTTCATCAGGCCCAGTGTCACCGCGAGACCGCAGGCGAGGATGAAAAGGACCATCCCATAGGCCACGCCGTCGAACAGAACGGTCAGCATCGCCGCCCCCTCCCCTCAGCCCGAGGCCGGCTTGGCCGGATCCCGGACAGCCGGAATCGTGGCGAACTCGACATTATACAGCTCGCCATCCACGCGCTCGCAGCGGCGCATGTAGATGTTCTGGACGATGTCGCGGGTCTGCGCGTCGATGGAGATCGGTCCCCGCGGGCTTTCCCAGGACAGGCCCTTCATCGCCTCCAGCAGAGCCGGCCCGCCGGAAGCACCCTTGGTCTTCTCCAGCGCCTTGTAGATCAGCGCCATGCCGTCATAGCCGCCAACCGCCATGAAGTTCGGCCGCATGTCCTTGTTGGCAGCCTTGAAAGCCTTCACGAAGCTCTTGTTCAGGGGACTGTCATGCGCGGCGGAATAGTGCTGCGAGGTGATCACCCCGAGCGCCTGGTCGCTCATGCTGCCCAGAAGATCGTCGTCCAGGACGTCGCCCAGCCCGATCAGCCGGATGCCGGCCTCCTTCAGCCCGCGTTCCGCGAACTGCTTCATGAAAACCGAACCGGCGCCCGACGGCACGAAGATGAAGACCGCATCCGGCGAGGCATCGCGCGCCCGTTGCAGGAAGGGCGCGAAATCCGGGCTGGCCAGAGGGACGCGCAGGGATTCCGGCACCTGCCCGCCAGCCTGCACGAAGGGCTCCTTGAACCACTTCTCGGCATCGATGCCGGGACCATAGTCGGACACCACGGTGACGACCTTGCGGATGCCGTTCTCCGGTGCCCAGCGCCCCAGGGGCAGGGCCACCTGCGGGACGGTCTGGGAGGTGCGCACGACGAAGGGCGAGGCCTCGGTGACGCTGGAGGTGGCGGCCGCCATCACGACCTGCGGCACCTTGGCGCGGGTCGCGATCGGCGCTGCGGCGAGGGCCAGTGGTGTCAGGCCGAACCCCGCCAGGACGGCGGCCTTGTCGTTCACCACCAGCTCCTGCGCGAGCCGCCGCGTCGCATCCGCGACATTGGCATCGTCGCGGATGATCACCTCGATCGCACGCCCGGCGACCTCGCTGCCGTTCT carries:
- a CDS encoding PDR/VanB family oxidoreductase gives rise to the protein MRFDGQWITAVVRGTRDLTPGIREFTLAPEGGATPYATGSHLCLRVMVDGRTDLRRYSLVGDQPRDGCWRIAVKREEPGRGGSRYMWSLPVGARLEVTAPDSFFQLSGDAPEYLLVAGGIGITPIRGMASALRRRGARFRMLYAGRSRAEMAYLSELETELGAQLEIFSEAEGRRIDLNRAFSSLEPEAETYICGPIGLLEAAKREWAAAGRPRARLVFETFGSSGRHPTEAFTVRLPRLGLEVRVPANSSMLEALEASGVGVLSDCRRGECGLCAMDVLDADGIVDHRDVFFSDHQHEEGRRICACVSRVVGGVITVDTAFRGDERLRSGPELQMLRP
- a CDS encoding GntR family transcriptional regulator, producing the protein MSQSVAALLKLREVILSGSMPPGERLSENGVAERLGASRTPVRAALARLAEEGLLEPIPSGGFMVKAFTEREIRDAIEVRGTLEGLAARFAAERGASPEGLAHLRDILEGIDAVLARDSTGGIDFTEYVTLNEHFHQLLLELADSPVLARKVGQAVALPFASPSGFVMAQGALPEARVILTVAQEQHRSVVEAISLREGARAEAIMREHARLAHRNLALALRQGKLHLVQGGALIQRRLPA
- a CDS encoding ABC transporter substrate-binding protein; amino-acid sequence: MRRRDFLAAGTAMALPLAAPRLSRAAEPLKIGLILPMTGPFASTGRQIEGAVRLYMQQNGSEVAGRAIEVIIRDDANVADATRRLAQELVVNDKAAVLAGFGLTPLALAAAPIATRAKVPQVVMAAATSSVTEASPFVVRTSQTVPQVALPLGRWAPENGIRKVVTVVSDYGPGIDAEKWFKEPFVQAGGQVPESLRVPLASPDFAPFLQRARDASPDAVFIFVPSGAGSVFMKQFAERGLKEAGIRLIGLGDVLDDDLLGSMSDQALGVITSQHYSAAHDSPLNKSFVKAFKAANKDMRPNFMAVGGYDGMALIYKALEKTKGASGGPALLEAMKGLSWESPRGPISIDAQTRDIVQNIYMRRCERVDGELYNVEFATIPAVRDPAKPASG
- a CDS encoding ABC transporter ATP-binding protein — its product is MSAMLQDLSPPRPDPGPGPALQTLGLNRHFGGLHATRDVNLSLAQGSRHALIGPNGAGKTTLINLLTGVLRPSSGRILLDGEDITALRPDQRVRRGLARTFQINQLFPAMTVLETAGLAISQRLYGGRSWWRSVGSRPAVVEEAVAILERFRLSGVMGERVVNLPYGQQRLLEIALAIACRPRVLLLDEPAAGVPEAEREEILDRIAELPSDVTVLLIEHDMDLVFRFADRISVLVLGGVLMEGSVAEVASDPRVREVYLGEGEHG
- a CDS encoding ABC transporter ATP-binding protein — translated: MADILAVEHLAAGYGQAAVLHDVSLRLAEGRSMAVLGRNGMGKTTLLNSIIGVTRRFGGTVHLDGRDITNLSPDRRALAGIGWVPQERNIFRSLTVEENLTAVARPGPWDLRKVFAMFPRLEERRRNMGDQLSGGEQQMLAVGRALVLNPRLLLLDEPTEGLAPIIVEELLSALRRIMRDEGLSALLVEQHAQKILGVTDEAVILERGRIVHAAPSSVLRSETEVLERYLGVSRKGVVLPAM
- a CDS encoding branched-chain amino acid ABC transporter permease, which produces MLTVLFDGVAYGMVLFILACGLAVTLGLMNLVNLAHGAFAMAGGYAALVLVNHWGVPFLAALPLAFLFSALLGALLERTLYIHVYARSHFDQVLFSIGLVFMSVAIVDYVAGSSQQFIAIPDMLRARFEFMGISMGAYRLLIIATCGVIALALHLALSRTRFGSRLRAAVDDPRVARGLGINVGAIFAVTFAIGSGLAGLGGALGAEILGLDPSFPLKFMIYFLIVVTVGGTSSISGAFLASLLLGIADVAGKYYVPEFGAFVIYTVMIAVLIWRPQGLFGRVATR
- a CDS encoding branched-chain amino acid ABC transporter permease — encoded protein: MNLPQQASAQLARLSRWHPGEYLAWAAIVAAFLLFPDRYLLIAEIAVTALFALSLDLILGYAGILSLGHAAFFGLGAYVAGIAAVRGVSDPLLGLGLAWVAATLLGGATSLLVLRGSDLTRLMVTLGVASVLYELANRLSWLTGGADGLQGMEVGPLLGLFEFDLSGQVAAVYSLVVLFLAFVVVRRIVHSPFGWSLRAVRGNPLRAGAIGIPVRARLVAAYTLGAGLAGIAGALLAQSTQFVSLDVLAFHRSADILLVLVIGGVGWLYGGLLGAVLFKLMQDVLSSITPQYWQFWIGLVLVALVLIGRDRIAGWPALFRRRKPAAASHVPEPAE
- a CDS encoding glycosyltransferase family 4 protein codes for the protein MQRTPGAPSQLPSAPARILIVSDAWEPQVNGVVRTLRTVADLLRRDGDVVEVLGPDRFASLPMPSYPEIRLACFSRASVEAQAEAFRPQTIHIATEGPLGWMMRAACRRRGWPFTTSFHTRFPDYLHLRARVPPSWSWAVLRRFHAASAGTLAATPSLLREMEGRGFPNLRLWTRGVDLERFRPGLRGGSLDPYAGLQRPVFACFGRVAVEKNIEAFLSLDLPGSKVVVGDGPRRAALQARFPDAHFLGQKHGEVLAACYADADVLVFPSRTDTFGLVMLEALASGTPVAAFPVPGPLDVLGGAPNPVGAMNEDLRVACLDALAMDRAVCRSHAEGWSWARCKSLLRSALVPIPQLG
- a CDS encoding aromatic ring-hydroxylating dioxygenase subunit alpha, whose translation is MGNKTPTFPLNAWYAAAWDAEVKRELLARTICNKKVVLYRTQDDRAVALEDACWHRLVPLSMGRLKGDEVQCAYHGLRFNARGRCTFMPSQDTINPSANVRSFPVVEKHRFIWIWPGDPALADPALVPDLHWNHDPAWAGDGKVIHAACDYRLIVDNLMDLTHETYIHGSSIGNDAVAEAPFDVTHGERTATVTRWMVDIEPPPFWRAQLGKPGNVDRWQIIRFEAPCTVAIDVGVAPTGTGAPEGDRKEGVSMIVINTITPATDKTCHYFWANVRDYRIHEQRVTTDIRDAITKVFREDEIIVEAQQRAIDEHPDHVFYNLNIDAGALWARRLIDRLIEAETGGAPSLPVAAE